From one Ignavibacteria bacterium genomic stretch:
- a CDS encoding DUF2911 domain-containing protein yields MKYIISLFIMAGIVVQAQQLKLPALSPTATITQAFSTSEIEISYSRPSMRGRVIFGDLVPYGKVWRTGANAATKVTFGEEVEIGGSKIQPGTYSMYTVPGATEWEVIFNRNTGNWGAYGYSKDDDVARFKVKPATLVTPVETFTIAITSITFASCNIELSWERTKVIIPVIAHNQERLNKQIEQAINNPSIPYHQAATYYFETNQNLDKALEYATKAGEANPKAYWVFMLKARIAAKLGDKETARESVATAINVAKGSADEAGYAKMGKEILDSLK; encoded by the coding sequence ATGAAATACATCATCAGTTTATTTATCATGGCTGGTATTGTTGTACAGGCGCAGCAGCTAAAGCTACCCGCACTTAGCCCAACAGCAACGATTACCCAAGCCTTCTCTACCAGCGAAATCGAAATATCCTACAGTCGCCCTTCCATGCGTGGCAGGGTGATATTTGGTGATCTGGTGCCGTACGGAAAGGTGTGGCGCACAGGTGCAAATGCAGCAACGAAGGTAACGTTTGGTGAAGAGGTGGAGATTGGCGGGTCAAAAATTCAGCCGGGGACGTATTCCATGTACACAGTTCCGGGTGCAACCGAATGGGAAGTGATTTTTAACAGGAATACCGGCAACTGGGGTGCATACGGATACTCCAAGGATGATGATGTTGCGCGATTTAAGGTTAAACCTGCAACACTTGTAACACCTGTAGAAACATTTACGATTGCCATTACCAGTATAACGTTTGCGTCATGCAACATCGAGCTCTCGTGGGAGCGTACCAAGGTAATCATTCCGGTTATTGCTCACAATCAGGAACGTCTTAATAAACAAATTGAACAGGCAATCAATAATCCTTCCATACCGTATCACCAGGCAGCCACATACTACTTTGAAACAAATCAGAACCTGGATAAGGCCCTGGAGTACGCAACAAAGGCCGGAGAAGCAAATCCAAAGGCCTACTGGGTGTTTATGCTCAAGGCGCGGATTGCTGCAAAGCTTGGTGACAAGGAAACCGCACGCGAATCGGTGGCAACTGCCATTAATGTGGCAAAAGGGTCGGCCGACGAAGCTGGCTACGCCAAGATGGGCAAAGAGATTTTGGACAGTTTAAAGTAA
- a CDS encoding efflux RND transporter periplasmic adaptor subunit: protein MHKTVRYVLIAIAAIAVIALFIVFRPAPQASVPMGGGRGAGQTLTVSGYVVHAAPFSEQLTVSGVVRASEEVTVYPEISGRVISIHAAEGSYVQANQVLVKLDDTEQQAQLARLIAQLRQDSLSLSRIKSLRSIDGVSVADLDAAETQLATRRAEIAQAKAVLHKTVIRAPFPGKVGLRNISPGAVVTPQTAIMKFADISTLKVDVSVPDRYAYAVGVGSVLMCSAPSRSGTDTVRARVYAVDPVVDADTRTLRVRAIIEKRGSGNTLVPGTVVDVNVGTATYPKALLIPTEAIQPGMDGSSVFVVNGGKAALRAVQTGGRSTSLVQIVHGISAGDTVATSGLLALKDGFPVHVQLTNSIQ, encoded by the coding sequence ATGCATAAAACTGTACGTTATGTTCTTATTGCAATTGCTGCCATCGCGGTTATTGCTCTTTTCATTGTGTTCCGACCAGCTCCTCAGGCATCTGTGCCAATGGGCGGTGGCAGGGGTGCGGGACAGACGCTTACGGTGTCGGGATATGTAGTACATGCCGCACCTTTTAGTGAACAGCTTACCGTTAGTGGCGTTGTTCGTGCGTCAGAAGAGGTCACCGTTTATCCCGAGATCAGCGGTCGGGTAATTAGCATTCACGCAGCTGAGGGCAGTTATGTACAGGCCAACCAGGTTCTGGTTAAGCTGGATGATACGGAACAACAGGCGCAACTGGCACGGTTAATTGCCCAATTGCGGCAGGACAGTTTATCGCTCTCCCGCATAAAATCACTCCGGAGTATCGATGGTGTGAGTGTTGCCGATTTGGATGCCGCCGAGACTCAGTTGGCTACGCGGAGAGCCGAAATTGCACAGGCCAAGGCAGTGCTGCATAAAACCGTTATCAGAGCCCCTTTCCCGGGAAAGGTCGGGCTACGGAATATCAGTCCGGGAGCTGTGGTGACGCCGCAGACGGCGATCATGAAGTTTGCGGATATCTCAACACTCAAGGTTGATGTGTCGGTCCCCGACAGATATGCATACGCTGTTGGTGTGGGCAGTGTGCTTATGTGCAGCGCGCCGTCACGGTCGGGAACCGATACCGTGCGTGCCCGCGTGTATGCTGTGGACCCCGTTGTAGATGCGGACACCAGAACGCTGCGGGTTCGGGCCATTATTGAAAAGCGCGGCTCGGGCAATACCCTGGTTCCGGGAACAGTTGTCGACGTGAATGTTGGCACCGCTACCTATCCCAAGGCGCTGCTTATTCCAACCGAAGCAATTCAGCCCGGCATGGATGGGTCAAGCGTATTTGTCGTAAATGGCGGTAAGGCTGCCCTCCGTGCGGTACAAACCGGCGGACGTTCTACGAGCCTTGTTCAAATCGTTCATGGTATTTCGGCCGGTGATACCGTGGCCACCAGTGGACTACTGGCGCTGAAGGACGGGTTTCCTGTCCACGTACAGCTTACCAATTCCATTCAATAA
- a CDS encoding cation transporter, which produces MKILSAFLMLLLPALVFGAEQTLVLDVSGHCGSCKKRIEKTVKAVDGTSSADWNKRTKKLTVSFDDEKTNKDAIVNAVLKVGHDADGKTADNEAYSNLPDCCQYRDE; this is translated from the coding sequence ATGAAAATATTATCTGCATTCCTGATGCTCCTGCTGCCGGCCCTTGTCTTCGGCGCCGAGCAAACACTTGTTTTAGATGTCAGCGGACACTGCGGTTCGTGCAAAAAACGCATCGAAAAAACGGTAAAGGCTGTTGACGGAACCAGCTCAGCCGATTGGAATAAGCGGACAAAGAAGCTGACCGTGTCATTTGACGATGAAAAGACCAATAAGGACGCCATTGTAAATGCCGTGCTTAAAGTGGGGCATGATGCTGACGGTAAGACTGCCGACAACGAGGCATACAGCAATCTGCCCGACTGCTGTCAGTATCGTGACGAGTAA
- the gcvP gene encoding aminomethyl-transferring glycine dehydrogenase, producing MLYRDEFRNRHTGATLSSTDSMLSAIGVAHLDALIDATIPASIRLTRPLQLPRAATEVEMLAEAEAMAATNIIGTSYIGMGYYGTITPPTIQRNILENPGWYTQYTPYQAEISQGRLESLLNFQTMIMDLTGMQIANASLLDEATAAAEAMHLMYAAAPASKKDAAVLLVDENVFPQTLNVLHTRAQPLGIVIKTMPWKDFNFGEDVFGCYVQYPAADGSLHNYTELCDTAHQAQCLVTVGADLLSLTLLTPPAEFGADIAIGTTQRFGVPMGFGGPHAAYFATKETYKRLMPGRIIGVSVDAQGNTAYRMALQTREQHIRRDKATSNICTAQALLANMAAMYAVYHGPQGLRGIASRIHTLACTLADGLQELGYSLCTTSWFDTVCVDAQEDTIKPVAEAEHINFRYFNNGKCVSIAVDESTTVADIDAILNVFAKAHGNGVSHSAAQTLLVRTTVRIPENLRRSSPYLEHPVFNSYHTEHELLRYMKRLENKDLSLAHSMIPLGSCTMKLNAAAQMMPITWKRFAMQHPFAPAQQVQGYAHLFRQLESWLCEITGFDACSLQPNAGAQGEYAGLLTIRRLLDATGQPDRNVVLIPASAHGTNPASAIMAGMKVVVVKSDEHGHIDVADLKLQAEKHASTLAALMVTYPSTHGVFEESIIEVCTIVHQYGGKVYMDGANMNAQVGLTSPRAIGADVCHLNLHKTFAIPHGGGGPGMGPICCTSELAPYLPGIDTSIQHFTGYTAASAYQVSAAPWGSASVLLISWAYIRMMGADGLTEATRHAILNANYLMARLGKYYSVLYTGSAGYCAHEFILDMREFKQRGGIEVEDIAKRLMDYGFHAPTVSFPVAGTLMIEPTESESLAELDRFCDAMIAIHAELEDVCSGIADRSDNVLKNAPHTQHVVSADVWSHPYSRQQAAFPLPWVRDRKFWPSAGRVDNAYGDRVLICSCPSVEEYAN from the coding sequence ATGCTCTATCGCGACGAATTTCGCAACCGGCACACCGGTGCCACCCTTTCTTCAACCGACTCAATGCTCTCTGCCATTGGTGTTGCCCACTTAGATGCGCTGATCGACGCTACAATCCCGGCATCAATCCGTCTTACGCGCCCGCTGCAACTACCCAGGGCAGCCACCGAGGTTGAAATGCTCGCAGAGGCCGAAGCAATGGCGGCCACCAACATCATTGGTACGTCGTATATCGGCATGGGATACTACGGAACCATCACTCCCCCCACCATTCAGCGTAATATCCTTGAAAATCCGGGCTGGTACACACAGTACACGCCATATCAGGCCGAAATTTCGCAGGGCAGACTTGAGTCACTGCTCAACTTTCAGACAATGATCATGGACCTTACCGGTATGCAGATCGCCAATGCCTCGCTGCTTGACGAAGCTACTGCTGCCGCAGAAGCCATGCACCTGATGTATGCAGCGGCTCCAGCATCGAAAAAAGATGCTGCCGTACTGCTTGTTGACGAGAATGTGTTCCCGCAGACCCTGAACGTACTGCATACGCGGGCACAACCGCTGGGCATTGTAATTAAAACCATGCCCTGGAAAGATTTTAACTTTGGTGAGGATGTGTTCGGCTGTTATGTGCAGTATCCCGCTGCCGACGGCAGCCTGCACAACTATACCGAGCTGTGCGATACAGCGCACCAGGCTCAGTGTCTGGTTACCGTGGGCGCTGACCTTCTGTCGCTGACACTTCTTACACCACCTGCCGAATTCGGTGCCGACATTGCAATTGGTACTACCCAGCGTTTTGGCGTACCCATGGGCTTCGGGGGTCCGCACGCCGCCTATTTTGCAACGAAGGAAACCTATAAGCGCCTGATGCCCGGACGCATCATCGGTGTAAGTGTGGATGCGCAGGGAAACACGGCATACCGGATGGCACTGCAAACCCGCGAGCAGCATATACGCAGAGATAAAGCCACCAGTAATATTTGTACGGCCCAGGCCCTGTTGGCCAACATGGCCGCAATGTACGCCGTTTACCACGGTCCCCAGGGCCTTCGTGGTATAGCCTCCCGCATACACACTCTTGCCTGCACTCTTGCTGACGGATTGCAGGAGCTTGGCTACTCACTGTGCACCACATCATGGTTCGACACCGTTTGCGTTGATGCACAGGAAGACACGATTAAACCTGTTGCAGAAGCCGAACATATTAACTTCCGATATTTTAATAACGGCAAGTGTGTAAGTATTGCCGTTGACGAAAGCACAACCGTAGCTGATATCGACGCTATCCTAAATGTATTTGCAAAGGCACACGGTAACGGCGTCAGCCACTCAGCAGCACAAACGCTGTTAGTGCGCACCACCGTACGTATTCCCGAAAATCTCCGGCGGAGCAGCCCATACCTGGAGCACCCGGTATTCAATTCGTACCACACCGAACACGAACTGCTGCGGTACATGAAGCGGCTCGAGAATAAAGACCTCTCGCTTGCCCACAGCATGATACCGCTGGGATCGTGTACCATGAAGCTGAACGCTGCAGCCCAGATGATGCCGATTACCTGGAAACGCTTTGCCATGCAGCACCCTTTTGCACCTGCACAGCAGGTACAGGGCTATGCCCACCTGTTCCGTCAGCTGGAATCATGGCTGTGCGAGATTACCGGGTTTGACGCCTGTTCGCTCCAGCCCAATGCAGGAGCCCAGGGTGAGTACGCCGGTCTGCTTACCATCCGCAGGCTGCTTGACGCTACCGGACAACCCGACCGAAATGTGGTGCTGATACCGGCAAGTGCACATGGTACCAACCCGGCCAGTGCAATTATGGCTGGTATGAAGGTCGTTGTGGTTAAGAGCGATGAACACGGACATATCGATGTTGCCGACCTGAAGCTGCAGGCCGAAAAGCACGCCTCTACCCTGGCGGCTCTGATGGTTACCTACCCCAGCACACACGGCGTTTTTGAAGAGTCAATCATCGAGGTGTGCACGATCGTGCACCAGTACGGTGGTAAGGTGTATATGGACGGTGCCAACATGAATGCACAGGTTGGTTTAACAAGTCCGCGTGCAATCGGCGCCGATGTTTGTCACCTGAACCTTCACAAAACGTTTGCAATCCCACATGGTGGTGGTGGCCCCGGTATGGGACCCATTTGCTGCACATCTGAATTAGCCCCCTACCTCCCCGGCATTGATACCAGTATTCAGCATTTCACGGGCTACACTGCTGCATCGGCCTACCAGGTAAGCGCTGCACCCTGGGGCTCGGCATCGGTGCTGCTGATTTCGTGGGCTTACATCCGGATGATGGGCGCCGATGGTTTAACCGAGGCTACCCGTCACGCCATTTTAAATGCCAACTACCTGATGGCCAGGCTGGGGAAATATTACTCCGTGCTGTACACCGGCTCGGCAGGATATTGCGCCCATGAATTCATCCTGGATATGCGGGAGTTTAAACAACGTGGTGGCATCGAAGTTGAAGACATTGCAAAACGCCTGATGGACTACGGTTTCCACGCCCCTACCGTGAGCTTCCCTGTTGCCGGTACCCTGATGATTGAACCCACCGAGAGCGAAAGCCTTGCCGAACTCGACAGGTTCTGCGATGCCATGATTGCCATTCACGCCGAGCTCGAAGACGTCTGCTCAGGTATCGCAGATCGTTCCGATAACGTGCTTAAAAATGCTCCGCATACACAGCATGTTGTTTCGGCCGATGTATGGTCTCATCCGTACAGCCGACAGCAGGCAGCCTTCCCACTGCCGTGGGTGCGCGACCGGAAATTCTGGCCGTCCGCCGGCAGAGTGGATAATGCCTACGGTGACCGTGTTCTCATCTGCAGCTGTCCATCCGTGGAAGAATACGCCAACTAA
- a CDS encoding T9SS type A sorting domain-containing protein — protein MKFSLLFCAVFWAVFPWHEMHAQNNWMRIAGITAAKSSKMFSESGFSLLYSADDVLYSESSGYMWWSIRGQLPHGLACAANTPRGFVGLAVLKNSDVIAYSTTNGGARFDRTGPDVLFNTGGRQLTDMVYSAGRLYTFSASGSIWYTEGTEQVWTEIVADTAVGQLSDVAWIRNLWVVCGSGGTMYSADGGLSWIQIPIPIQLGSSISLLEVHGNELWAGGLFGAAVLNMQERAWHYKNEGLPNVPSLFPRPIDLRSLGGVLFCVFRTGGVNNTMYRWTGSRWTNVDDGGLPPGEHIRRFCMGLQNGYLQVYSSGTDVNFQGVYAVRAGVATSAEEDASHLNIGPNPASDHVMVTISNTGDEADVSLINVLGQQVFHASTHGSLTIPTSHLPSGTYLLRYGVANKTIVRPLVIAR, from the coding sequence ATGAAATTTTCGCTCCTTTTCTGTGCTGTGTTTTGGGCTGTATTCCCCTGGCATGAAATGCATGCGCAAAACAACTGGATGCGGATTGCGGGGATTACTGCCGCAAAGTCCAGCAAGATGTTTTCCGAGTCGGGTTTTTCGTTGTTATACAGTGCCGACGATGTGTTGTACAGCGAATCGTCGGGTTATATGTGGTGGAGTATTCGCGGACAGTTGCCGCACGGATTAGCCTGTGCAGCAAATACACCGCGTGGGTTTGTTGGACTTGCTGTACTTAAGAACAGCGACGTTATTGCATATTCCACCACCAATGGTGGCGCACGATTCGATCGAACAGGCCCGGACGTGTTGTTTAACACCGGCGGTCGGCAGCTTACCGACATGGTGTATTCGGCCGGAAGGCTTTACACGTTTTCGGCATCCGGATCAATCTGGTACACTGAGGGTACGGAGCAGGTGTGGACGGAAATCGTTGCAGACACTGCGGTGGGACAACTCTCCGACGTAGCATGGATACGTAATTTATGGGTTGTCTGTGGCAGTGGCGGCACAATGTATAGTGCCGATGGCGGCCTTAGCTGGATCCAGATACCCATACCCATTCAGCTTGGCAGTTCGATTTCGCTCCTGGAGGTGCACGGCAATGAATTGTGGGCCGGTGGTCTGTTTGGCGCAGCAGTTTTAAACATGCAGGAACGTGCATGGCATTACAAGAACGAAGGACTGCCAAACGTTCCATCGCTCTTCCCCCGACCAATCGACCTCCGCTCACTCGGCGGCGTACTGTTCTGCGTTTTCCGCACCGGAGGTGTTAACAACACCATGTACCGGTGGACCGGGAGCCGGTGGACGAATGTGGACGATGGCGGGCTACCGCCGGGCGAACATATACGCCGGTTCTGCATGGGGTTGCAGAACGGGTATCTGCAGGTGTATTCAAGTGGGACCGATGTAAATTTCCAGGGAGTGTATGCCGTGCGTGCGGGGGTTGCAACCAGTGCCGAAGAGGATGCGAGCCACTTGAATATCGGACCAAATCCGGCATCGGACCATGTAATGGTTACCATTTCAAATACAGGTGACGAAGCTGATGTGTCACTCATCAACGTCCTGGGACAGCAGGTTTTTCACGCATCAACGCACGGTAGCCTCACCATTCCAACCTCGCACCTTCCCAGCGGGACCTACCTGCTACGGTATGGTGTGGCTAACAAAACCATCGTACGTCCGCTGGTCATTGCACGATAG
- a CDS encoding septum formation initiator family protein has product MPRINISGQKQRMTRRMLVVISISVAIILVFVFFSSHGLLTRWRLSSTREMLIEQRGSLLGTEDSLRSVIKSLESDTTIIERLARERYGYVRPGEQVFIIGNSHTAAGTVKAQE; this is encoded by the coding sequence GTGCCCAGAATAAACATCAGCGGACAAAAGCAGCGGATGACGCGGCGTATGCTTGTTGTGATAAGCATATCGGTAGCCATCATCCTCGTCTTTGTTTTTTTTTCCAGCCATGGTCTGCTCACACGGTGGCGCCTATCGTCCACCCGGGAAATGCTGATTGAACAGCGTGGTTCACTGCTGGGAACAGAAGACAGTCTGCGTTCGGTTATCAAATCGCTGGAATCCGATACCACCATCATTGAGCGTCTGGCTCGCGAACGGTACGGCTATGTACGCCCGGGAGAACAGGTTTTCATCATTGGCAATTCCCACACAGCGGCTGGCACTGTAAAAGCACAGGAGTAA
- a CDS encoding deaminase — MATITPFSADAAPPAIGPYSHGVSAQGTFTFLSGQIPLDQNGAIVGSTVEDQTKQVFVNIKAVLASQGLSLSNVVKTTVFLTTMADFAAMNNVYAAEFGSHKPARSTVAVVELPKQVLVEIEVIACS; from the coding sequence ATGGCTACAATCACACCGTTTTCGGCTGACGCCGCACCGCCTGCAATCGGTCCGTATTCACACGGAGTATCCGCTCAGGGGACGTTTACTTTTCTCAGCGGACAAATCCCGTTGGATCAGAACGGAGCAATTGTTGGGAGCACTGTAGAAGACCAAACCAAGCAGGTGTTCGTAAATATCAAGGCTGTTCTTGCCTCGCAGGGACTGAGTTTATCGAATGTTGTAAAAACAACTGTTTTCCTGACCACTATGGCAGATTTTGCAGCAATGAACAACGTGTACGCCGCCGAATTCGGCAGTCACAAACCGGCTCGTTCAACTGTTGCTGTTGTAGAGCTTCCCAAACAGGTGCTGGTTGAAATTGAAGTTATTGCCTGCTCATAG
- a CDS encoding four helix bundle protein, which yields MSNSKSYQDLIVWQKSMDLVESIYQITWSFPKEEIFGLTSQMRRAAVSIPSNIAEGQSRNSNGEFRQFLGIAQGSLSELETQLMISQRLKLISSEQMQIPIQLCQEVGKMLNGLKSSLK from the coding sequence ATGAGCAATTCAAAGAGTTATCAGGACTTAATAGTTTGGCAGAAATCAATGGACTTGGTCGAGAGCATTTATCAAATAACCTGGAGCTTCCCGAAGGAGGAAATATTCGGGTTGACAAGTCAAATGAGGCGGGCAGCAGTGAGCATACCCTCAAACATAGCCGAGGGGCAATCGAGGAACTCAAACGGAGAGTTTCGTCAGTTTTTGGGAATAGCTCAGGGCTCGCTGTCGGAACTGGAAACGCAACTAATGATAAGTCAACGGTTAAAACTAATCTCCTCGGAACAGATGCAGATTCCGATTCAACTTTGTCAGGAAGTAGGCAAAATGTTGAATGGGCTGAAATCCTCGCTAAAATAA
- a CDS encoding KilA-N domain-containing protein has translation MAKKQKIIVKGTEITVLNQNETDFISLTDMTISFKEGSGLIGKWITNKNTLEYLGTWEKINNPHFNYPEFGVIEQESGVNRFIMSVGQWIERTGAISMVVKAGRYGGTYAHKDIAFHFAMWLSPEFQIYLINEFQRLKAVENDRLKLEWNLQRTLAKVNYHIHTNAIKENLIPKALSKSQISFVYANEADLLNVALFGVTAKQWRDANPNEDGNIRDMATIEQLVVLSNLESINAVLIHQGLAQSERLIQLNQIAITQMKSLINNRNIKNLK, from the coding sequence ATGGCAAAAAAACAAAAAATAATTGTTAAGGGTACTGAAATAACAGTTCTCAATCAAAATGAAACTGATTTTATCAGTCTTACTGATATGACGATTAGCTTCAAAGAAGGTAGTGGACTGATTGGCAAATGGATAACAAATAAAAACACATTAGAATACTTGGGTACTTGGGAAAAAATCAATAACCCTCATTTTAACTACCCCGAATTCGGGGTAATTGAACAAGAATCCGGAGTAAACCGCTTCATAATGTCAGTTGGTCAATGGATTGAAAGAACGGGAGCAATCAGCATGGTGGTGAAAGCAGGAAGATATGGCGGAACTTACGCACATAAGGACATTGCTTTCCATTTTGCTATGTGGCTTAGCCCTGAGTTTCAAATTTACCTTATCAATGAATTCCAACGCCTCAAAGCAGTTGAAAACGACCGGTTGAAACTCGAATGGAACCTGCAACGCACTTTAGCAAAAGTGAATTACCACATTCACACCAATGCCATCAAAGAAAACCTGATTCCCAAAGCATTGAGCAAAAGCCAGATATCCTTTGTGTATGCCAATGAAGCAGACTTGTTGAATGTTGCCCTATTTGGAGTCACAGCCAAACAATGGCGGGATGCTAACCCAAATGAAGACGGCAATATCCGTGATATGGCAACGATTGAGCAGTTAGTGGTACTGAGTAATTTGGAAAGTATAAATGCGGTATTGATTCATCAGGGTTTGGCACAATCCGAGCGCCTGATACAGTTAAATCAAATAGCGATAACTCAAATGAAATCGCTAATCAACAACAGAAACATTAAAAATTTGAAATAA